Below is a genomic region from bacterium.
CCTAATATAACATTCTGTAGTTATTCATATGAATTTGCACCAACTAAAAGTGAATGGTTTATGGCAGCACATACCTCAGGGGAACAACAAGAGGCAGATATAAATAGTGATGGCGTTGTTACATGGAAAGAAGCAAGAATATGGCAATCAAATCATGGATATGGAGGGCAGGTACCAATTGTAAGATGTTACTGGCATTTTTATAATTATGGTCAAAAGGTAATAAATCTTGCTTTCCGCGATTACAATGTATATTCAAGTGGGGAGGAGTGGGAAACATCTTCTTATTAGTCCTTTTGCAAAATAATACAGGAAAAATATAAAGTGGAAAAAAAAGGTGTTGATTTTATAAGAGAGATAATTTTAAAAGATATAGAAGAAGGAAGATATAGTAAAAAAGTTCATACGCGATTTCCTCCAGAACCAAATGGATACCTTCATATAGGACATGCAAAAGCACTTCATATAAACTATACAATTGCAAAGGAATTTGGAGGAAAATTTAATTTAAGGATGGATGATACTGACCCAGAAAAAGAAACAAAAGAATATGTTGATGCAATTATAGACAATGTAAAGTACTTAGGGTATGACTGGGGAGAGAAAGTATATTATGCTTCTGATTATTTTGATAAATTCTATGAATACGCAATCCAACTAATAGAAAAAGGGAAAGCATATGTTTGTGACCTACCACCTGAAAAATTCAAAGAATATCGGGGAACTTTAACTCAACCAGGTAAAGAAAGTCCTTATAGAGATAGAACCATTGAAGAAAATAAAGTTTTATTTGAGAAAATGAGAAATGGAGAATTCCATGAAGGAAAGCGTATATTGAGAGCAAAAATTGATATGAAAAACCCAAATATACTTATGAGAGACCCTGTTATATACAGAATTAAAAAAACACCTCATTACAGGCAGGGAAATAAATGGTGTATATATCCAACATATGATTTTGCTCATTGTTTGGAGGACTCAATAGAAGGTATAACTCATTCATTATGCACAATAGAATTTGAAATTCATCGTCCCTTATATGATTGGTTTTTGGAACAACTTTCAATACATCATCCTAAACAGATTGAATTCGCCCCTTTAAATTTAACATATACTATTTTAAGTAAAAGGAAATTAACTGAACTTGTTGAAAAAAAATATGTAAATGGATGGGATGACCCAAGAATGCCAACTATTTCCGGAATGAGAAGAAGAGGATATACTCCTTTAAGTATAAAAAATTTTTGTAATGAAATAGGAATATCAAAAACAGAATCATTAGTTAATATTGAACTTCTTCATTATTTTGTGAGACAACACTTAAATAAAATATGCCCAAGGGTTATGGTTGTTTTAAATCCAATAAAAATTGTAATTACTAATTTTCCAGAAGGGAAAGTTGAATATCTTGATGCAATAAATAATCCAGAGGACGAAAATTCCGGGATAAGGAAAGTCCCTTTTACAAGAGAAATTTTCATAGAAAAAGATGATTTTATGGAAGTACCTGCACAAAAATTCTATCGTCTTTCCCCTGGTAGAGAGGTTAGATTAAGATATGCATATTTTATAAAATGTGAAAAAATTATAAAAAACGAAAGAGGGGAAATAAAGGAAATACATTGTACTTACGACCCAGATACAAAAGGGGGAAATGCTCCTGATGGAAGAAAAGTTAAAGCAACTTTACATTGGGTTTCATCTTCAATAAATACCTCTGTTGAAGTTCGCCTTTATGACCATTTATTTACAAAAGAAAATATGAATGAAATAGAAGAAGGGAAAACATTTCTTGATTATTTTAACAATAATTCATTAAAAATTTTGAGAAATTGCCCTGCTGAAATAAATTTAAAAGATGTAAAAGAAGGAGAGAAATACCAATTTGAAAGAGTTGGTTATTTTTGTGTTGACCCTGATACTGAAAAAGGTAATAATGTGTTTAATCTTACAGTAAAACTTAAAGACGAATGGGAGAAAATTAAAAAAGGGGGTAATTAATATGGAAATTAAATTTACAAAAGAACAGTATGAAAATTTAGTAAAATTAGTATATTTAGGTAATTGGATGATTAATGCAATTCGTCAGGGTTCTAACATCATTGAGAAGTTTGAGGACCTAGAGCAGTATATCTTTTCATTTTATAATGAATTTGGCCTTGAAGGTTGTATTGAATATGATGAAGAAGATAAAAGGTTTTACCCAACAGGAAAATTTGAAATGGAATCCGAAATAGAAGAATATAGACAGGAATATGATAATGAGAATTTCTGGGATGAATTAATAAGCAGATTGGCAAGAAGAGATTTTATTAGAAAGTATGGGGAAGATGCTATAAATAAAATGACTTTAGAAGAAATAATGGAAAAAGAAAGTCATTTTATTGAAAAATATGAAGAAGAATTTGAAAAATATGGAATTGAAAGATTAGAGATAAAAAAATGAGTGAAGATATTTATAAACAGCAGGAAGAACAATTAAAGACAAAAGATATTTTTGATTCTGTTTTTAAAAATACTGATACAAAATACAGTTTACAGGAATTTTCTCAAAAAATTTTAGGTAGAATTACTACTTTTGAAAAAGAACCTGGCAGGTATTATATTCGCTGCTTAAAAAGAGATAAAGACATTTTCATTTATGATAAAAATAAAAATTTTGGCAAGCCAGAAGAAATTATTCGTCAACTCTGGTTAATAAAATTAACACAGGATTATGGATACCCATTAGATAGAATAGAAGTAGAAAAATCAGTACAATTTGGGCGGGAAGTTAAAACAAAAGCAGCAGATATTGTTATTTACAAAGAGGATAAAATTACACCATATATAATTTTTGAAATAAAAGAACCAAATGTTAAAAAGGCAGAAGAACAGTTAAAATCTTACTTAAGTGCAGAAGGGGCAGAAGCAGGAGTATGGTCTAATGGTATCCAGAAATTTATTCTTTATCGTCCCTATCCGAAGGAATACATAACAACCTTTAGAGATATACCAAATGTTAATCAAACATGGGATGACCTTTTTGAAGAAAAAAGGACTTATGAGAAATTGCAGGAAAAATTTGATTTAACATTTATAATTTCACGACTTGAAGAAATGGTTTTAGCCCAAGCAGGTGTAAATGTTTTTGAAGAAGTTTTTAAACTAATATATGCAAAACTTTATGATGAGGACCAGGCAAAGAATTTCAGGAAAGAAAAAGAAATCCATTTCAAACAATATAAAGAGCCAAAAAAAACATATGCCATAATTAATGATGAACTTTTTAAAGGAGCAATTAAAGAATGGCCCGATATTTTTAATCCAATAGAAAAAATCAATCTTACTCCTGAACAATTACAAATCTGTGTTCCGTTTTTAGAAGAAATTAAACTTTTTGGTTCAGGCAGAGAAGAATTGGAAATAATTGACCGTGCTTTTGAACACTTAATTGCTGATGTCTCCAAAGGACAAAAAGGACAATATTTTACTCCAAGAAATGTAATTAAAATGTGTGTAAAAATGCTTAATCCAAAAGAAAATGAGTATATTATTGACCCTGCCTGTGGTTCTGGTGGTTTTTTACTTCATACAATGTATTGGGTGTGGGATAACTATTTAAGAGATACATCTTTAGAAGTAAAAAGAAGATATGCCAATCGTTATTTATTTGGTATTGACTTTGATGATAATATGCGTCGTATTTCCCAGGCGTTGATGCTAATTGCGGGGGATGGGAGACATAATATTTTCAAACGAAATTCATTAGATAGTAGAGATTGGATTGGTGAACAAGCAGAAGAAGCAAGAGCAAGTTTAAAACCATTATTATCTAAACAGAATGAAGAAAATTTAAAAACATATCGTTATCTCAACTTTGATTTATTAATGACTAATCCACCTTTTGCTGGTGAGATTACTGATTCTGGATTATTACGACAATATGAATTTGCTAAAAAAAATGGGAAACTAAAACAGAAAGTAGAAAGGCATCTTCTTTTTATTGAGCGTTCTTTAGACGCTCTTCGTCCAGGTGGGAGAATGGCTATTGTATTACCTCAGGGTATCTTTAACAATACCAATATGGAATGGGTACGAGAATGGTTTTTTGAAAAAGCAAGAATTTTAGCAATAGTAGGGCTTGAAGGCAATACATTTAAACTTCCATCTCCTGCAAAAGGCACAGGCACTAAAACATCAGTATTGTTTTTGCAGAAATGGGAAAAAGAGCAAAGACCATTAGAGGATTATCATATTTTTATGGCTGTTTCTAAAAAGTCAGGAAAGGATAATTCAGGAGAATATATTTTTGTAAATGAAAAAGGACAAAGAGTATCCTCTAAAAATGGTTTTTTTAAGTCACAGGAGAATTTAAAATTGGATGATGATTTAGATGAAATTGCTGAAGAATTCATAAAATTTGCAAAAAAAGAAAAATTTGAATGGTGGATATAAAATGGCTGTCTACTCAATAATTAAAAAATCTCAACTTGAAGGAACGCATAGATTAGATGCTGAGTATTATCAACCAGAGTATTTAGAGATAAATCGAAAAATTAGCCATTTTAATAATTTCTTCTTAGGTGATCTAATCCATTCTTTTGCTTCTGGGAAAAATTTGCCTCAAGCTGATAATGGTAAAATATTTTTTTTAAGAACTCAAAATATAGGCCGAGTTTTAATTAATAAAGAAGGTATGAATTTTCTCGCTCCAAACATTGAAAAATATCCCGTTCTTAATGAAGGAGACATCTTAGCAGTGAGGGTTGGGGAGGGTGTAGGTAATACTTCAATAGTTACTCCTAAATTTGCAAAGCATAGTTATAGTGATAACGTAATTAGATTTCGCATTGAGAAATTAGATCCCTATTTCATTATAATTTTTCTTAATTCCAGAATCGGTTTTAATTATTTAGAACGAGTAAGCAAAGGTAGTGCGCGTTCCCTAATAAGCTCTGAAAACATTTATAGTATTAGAGTTCCTGACTTAGGGCAAAAAGTGTCTAATTTTTGCAAGAAAGCGATATTAGAAGGGGCGAAAGAAGTTGAACAATCCGAATCCCTTTACTTACAGGCAGAAGATTTACTTTTAGAAGAATTGGACCTAAAAAATTTTCAACCAGAAGATGATTTATCTTATATCGTCAATCTTTCTGATGTAAAAAAAGTCCATCGTGCTGATGCTGAGTATTTTCAACCAAAGTATGAAAAGTTAGTTCAGAAAATTAAAGAGAATAAAATAGAACATTTAGGTAATTTGGTAGTTATGAAAAAAGGAATTGAACCGGGAAGTAATGAATATCAAAATGAAGGCAAACTTTTCATTCGTGTAAGTAATATGTCAAAGTATGAAATTACTGATAAAGGACAAAAATATTTAAGTAATGAATTATACCAAAAACTTAAAGATAATTTTGAGCCAAAAATTGGAGAGATTTTGTTGACTAAAGATGCAACACCTGGAATAGCATATGTTATGAAAGAACCAATTGAAGGAATTATATCAAGTGGAATTTTACGACTGGAATTAAAAGAAAAAGATATTGAAGAAGAATATCTTGCATTATGTCTTAATTCTATTATTGGGCAGATGCAGGCAGAACGAGATGGAGGTGGTTCTATTATTACTCATTGGAAACCAGAGCAAATAAAAAATTTACAAATTCCGATATTACCTAAAAGCACTCAGCAAAAAATAACCGATTTAGTTAGAAAATCACACCAGGCAAGAAAACAGGCAAAACAATTATTAGAACAGGCAAAACAAAAGGTAGAAGAATTAATTGAGAATTCACAAAATTTTTGACTTATTCAGAGATTCTTGTTTTGATATAGAAAGGAAAATTGCTTTTTGAAGGAATATATTATAATATTTGCTATAAATAAAATTTGAGGTATAATTAAAAAAGTTAGGAGCAAAAAAAATGACAAAGAAAAAATATAAAGACCCTGTTTGTAGAAAATATCTTGCGAAAGAAACGAAGAATATTGTTGAGAAAGATGGAAAAGTTTATTATTTTTGTTCACCTCATTGTAAAGAAAAATTTGAAAAGGACTCTGAAAAGTACTTAAAATTGGTTGGTTAAATGGAAAAAGTAATTCCGCCTTTAATAGCACTTGATGTTGAAACAACTGGACTAAAACCAGATGAAGGTGATAGAATAGTTGAAATTGCCTTGATTAAGTTTGATGAAAAAGGTAAAATTATTGATAAATTCATTTCTCTTATAAATCCTGAAAGAGAAATACCATTAGAAGTTACAAAGTTTATCAATAGAATAGATAAAAATATGGTTGAAAAAGCACCAAAATTTAAAGAAGTTGCAAAAGAGATTAAAAATTTTATAGATGGTGGAATAGTTGTTATTCACAATGCTGATTTTGATATTTCATTTCTAAAAAAAGAATTTCAATTATGCGAAGAAGAATTACCTGAATTCGGAGTTATTGATACTCTTTATATCGCAAGAAAATATTTTAATTTTCCAAGTAATTCTCTTTCTTCACTTGCCAAAAATTTAAAAATTGAAAAAGAACCTCATAGAGCAGAAAGTGATGCAATAACTGCTTATGAAATTTTTAATCACTTTGTTAAAAAAATTGATGTTGAAATAGATGACCTTATTTGTTCTTTTGGGGAAATATAAAAATAAATTAAATTTGTCTTGACATAACTGAAAATTTATGAATAATTATAAGATAGAGGAGAAAGGATGAGGAAGTTGATTTTTGTTTTAGTATTTGTGGGAATAGTTGGGTTATTTTCTGGTTGTACTCTCAGCTTGGATTTCCATCCTGAAGGTAAAAATTCAGAAACAACAAAGTAAATTAAATAAACTTAATTATTACCCCCAAAATCCATTTCAAAGAAATTGGAATTATTGGGGAAAGAAAGGAGGGAAGTAAAGTGGCAAGAGAAAAAGGAAAAGTGAAGTGGTTCAATAATTCCAAAGGTTATGGTTTTATTGAACGAGAAAATGGCGAAGATGTTTTTGTCCATTATTCCGCCATTGAAGGAGACGGTTATCGCACTCTCAATGAAGGTGATAGTGTTGAGTTTGATATCGTCAAGACAGACAAAGGTTTTCAAGCAGCACATGTGAAAAAAGCATAAAAAAGAAAAAGATATGGTTGCCGGGTAAAACACCCGGCAACTATCTAATTCTCATAAACATTAGATGAAAGTTGCTGTGAATGAAAAAGTGGATTATTTTATTTTTGTCTGCTGGTATTTTATATGGAGAAGTTGATTATTTGAATATGGGGCTTGTTGCTCACCAAAAAGGACTTTATAATCTTTCCAATACACAACTTGAAAAATATATTCAACAAAATCCAGATGGTCAATATCTTGATTATGCATACCTTCTTTATGCAAAAAATTTAATAAACCTCGGAAAATTTGAAGAAAGCAAGGAAAAATTAACCTTTTTAATTGAAAATTTTCCCCAATCACAATATCTAAAAGATGCTTATACATACACAATTCTTGTTTGTCTTGAACTTTCTGAATTAAACACATCATTAGAATTTTATAATGTATATATTAAAAAATGGGGAGAAAATAAAGAAATTGAAAATCAAGTGTGTGGTAAACTTATACAAAGAGGAATAGATTCTTTCCAAAAAGGAAACTATAAAAAAGCCATAAAGTGTTTTAATGAAGTTCTGACAATTTCTAATGATACATCTTTTTTAGATATTGCTAACTATTATACTGCTTTAATATATTATCAGAAAAATGATTTTTCAAAAGCTAAAGAATTATTTTTGAAAATTAAAGGAGAAAATAGCAAGATATTGCCTGATGTTTATCTTAAAATTGGTGACTGTTATCTTAATTTGAAGGACTATAATGAGGCAAAAAGATATTACGAAAAAGTAGTAAGCACCTATCCTGAAACAGAAACAGCAAATTGGGCGATGTATCAAATTGCAGTAATTAAAAAGAAAGAAGGAAAATTAAATGAAGGTGAATTAATATTAAATAGAATAAAAACAAATGATAATGACTTAAAATTACAGATATTACAAACACTTTCTGAAATTTATATATTAGAAGAAAAATGGACTGATGCTGAAAAAACAATTCTTGAAATTTTTCAGCAATTCCCTTCTGAAAAAAATCCTGCCAATTATATAAAACTTGCCTTTATAAATTTCAATATGAAAAATATGGAAAATTCTATTTCATACTTCAATTCAGCACTTAATTTGAACCCTTCTGATGAATTAAAAGAAAAGATATATTTTGGACTTGGCTATACATACTATTTAAACGGAGATATAGAAAAGTCCTTTTCTTTCTGGGAAAAGATAGAAAAACAATTTCCTGAAAGTAGTTTTTTACCAGAGATATATTATATAAAAGGGAAAAAATATTTTGATATGAAAGAATTTACAAAAAGTGAAAAATATCTTAAAAATTTAGTTGAAAATTACAAAGAAAGTTCTTTTATAACTCAGGCAATTCCCCTTCTTATTCAAATATACATAGAAGAAGGGAATTATAAAAAAGCAGAAGAAATATGTCAGGAAGTTAAAAATAAAAATGAAGAGATTAACTTTCTTTATGGGAAAACTCTATATCTAACAAAAGAATACGAAAAAGCAAAGTATATATTTGAAACAACAGATATAAAAAATCCTCAATTTAAAGTTGAATCCCTGTACTATCTTGCTCAAATTTATCTTTATGAAGGGAAAGAAGAAAAAGGTAAAGAAAAATTGCTTGAAATAGTTACTTATTATCCTCAATTTAAAGAATTTTATGAAAAAGCAGAGAAACAATTAAAAAAATATGAAAAATGAAAAAATTTTTTCTATTTATATTTTTATCATCTTTTCTTTTTGCAGAAGAAATAAAATTACCAGAAGAAAAAATAGTTGGTGAAAGTAAGGAAATAATAAAAACAAAAATTTTTATCTTTTCACCACAAACCGAGGAAATAACTTTCCCAGAAATAGAAATGCCAGAAATAAAAATACCAGAAAAAGAAGTTAAAAAAGAAAAAAAAGAAGAAAAAAAAGAAGAAATAATAAATAAAAATAAAGAAAATAGTATTTTTATATCAGGTGGGAGTTTTTATACAACTGACTTTAATTTTTCTCATAAGGGAAACAACATTTCTTTTGAAATATATAACAACTATACTGAGGGATTTAGAGAAAATGATGAGGAATACTCTTCTGGAATAAACTTTTATAAAAAGGAGGAGAAATATTTAGTTGATATTAATTTGAAAGGTGGAAAGAAAGAATTAACAGGACCTTTATTTTTCCCTTTCAATATAGATAGAAACTGGTTAAATCTTCAAAGTGGTTTAACTTTCTATCCTGGTGAAAAAACATCCATATCAATTTTTCAAAATTATTATAAAATTGATGATTTAAAGACATGTTTTTCATTTTTAGAAATTAAAAATGATTTTGATTATTTTTCTTCAATTTTTTCTTTTAATAGACAGGACTTTTTTCATAATTTTTCTCAAAATTCTTTTTCAGAAGGTGTATATTCTGACATAGGAAATACAAAAATAGGAGGGAAAATAAAAGTTATTGAAAATTCAGGGGTAAGATTTGTTCCATATTTTAAATCCCCTTTAATTGGTGGTCTGAATTTTGAAATTAATGGAATATATAGAATACCAGATTTATGGGAAGATGTAATTAACCATACCTGGGCAGAGATAAAACAAGAGGAATTAGAACCAGAAGAAGGATATTGGGTTGATTTAGGTTATGAAAATGAAAACGATAGATGGCAATTAAAGACAGGTGGAAAATATACAGTTTGGAGAAATTTTTATACATGGTCTGATGTTGATAATAATTTCCTATTTCAACCTTTTCCAGAAAAGTTTAATCAATTTACTTTATATTTGAACCATTCATTTAGTTTAACAGATAATATAAAGTATTTTTTAGAATGTGAAAAAGCAATTCGTTCAAAAGATATAAATTATTTTCCAGAAAATTCAGTTAATTCAGGAGTTATTTTAACCTATTTACCATTTATTCTGAAATTATGGACTCAATACAATGGAAAAAGAGTTTCAGATGGTGAACAATTAGACAATTTTGTTGTTTTAAATTGTGATATAAAATATAAAAAAGGAAATTACCAATTTGGAGTGAAGGTTGAAAACATTACAGATAAAAAATTTTTTGATGTAAGAGGATATCCAGGTGAGAGAAGAAAAACATTATTCTATTTTGAATATTATTTTTAGGAGGAAAAATGAGTTTGTGGGAACTATTACTTAAAGGTGGAGTTATAATAATTCCGATTGTTTTTTGTGGTGTTTTAACAATAGGTATAATTATTGAGCGACTGATATCTCTTAAAAATGCAGAAATTGATAATGAAAAATTTATAAGTGAAATTGAAAACACTTTAAGAAGAAGAAAAATAAAAGAAGCAATAGACCTATGTGAAAAAAATGATAACCCAGTTCCAAGAATTATTAAAGCAGGACTTTTAAAAATTGATAGAAGTAGAGAAGAAGTTAAAGAAAGTATAGAAGATGCAGCAAATCATGAAATACCAAATCTTGAAAAATATTTAGGAATACTTGCAACAATTGCAACTGTTTCACCTCTTTTAGGACTGCTTGGGACTGTTACAGGTATGGTAAAGGCATTTATGGTAATTGAAGCAAAAGGAGGGCTTGTTCATCCAGGTGAACTTGCAGGAGGAATATGGGAAGCACTTCTTACAACAGTTGTAGGGCTTGTTGTAGCAATACCTGCATATCTTGCTTATAATTATTTTGTTTCAAGAGTGAACAATATCGTCCTTGATATGGAAAAAAGCGCAACACGCCTTATTGATATAATTTTTCTTATAAAAGAAGAAGATATTGCAAACAGGTAAAAATATAGGTAAATAATACCTCAGTGAAACCCTTTATGCATAGACACAAAGAAAACAATAAAAGCCCATCTTTTTTCTTGTAATACTAAAGAAGAAAATGATTATTTTTTGAAGGTAATATATTAAATACTTTAAATGCAACTTAAGAGAAACCCTTTATTTATGTGAATTGACGAAAATCTAACCATGCTGGTGGTGAA
It encodes:
- a CDS encoding glutamine--tRNA ligase/YqeY domain fusion protein, whose protein sequence is MEKKGVDFIREIILKDIEEGRYSKKVHTRFPPEPNGYLHIGHAKALHINYTIAKEFGGKFNLRMDDTDPEKETKEYVDAIIDNVKYLGYDWGEKVYYASDYFDKFYEYAIQLIEKGKAYVCDLPPEKFKEYRGTLTQPGKESPYRDRTIEENKVLFEKMRNGEFHEGKRILRAKIDMKNPNILMRDPVIYRIKKTPHYRQGNKWCIYPTYDFAHCLEDSIEGITHSLCTIEFEIHRPLYDWFLEQLSIHHPKQIEFAPLNLTYTILSKRKLTELVEKKYVNGWDDPRMPTISGMRRRGYTPLSIKNFCNEIGISKTESLVNIELLHYFVRQHLNKICPRVMVVLNPIKIVITNFPEGKVEYLDAINNPEDENSGIRKVPFTREIFIEKDDFMEVPAQKFYRLSPGREVRLRYAYFIKCEKIIKNERGEIKEIHCTYDPDTKGGNAPDGRKVKATLHWVSSSINTSVEVRLYDHLFTKENMNEIEEGKTFLDYFNNNSLKILRNCPAEINLKDVKEGEKYQFERVGYFCVDPDTEKGNNVFNLTVKLKDEWEKIKKGGN
- a CDS encoding N-6 DNA methylase; the protein is MSEDIYKQQEEQLKTKDIFDSVFKNTDTKYSLQEFSQKILGRITTFEKEPGRYYIRCLKRDKDIFIYDKNKNFGKPEEIIRQLWLIKLTQDYGYPLDRIEVEKSVQFGREVKTKAADIVIYKEDKITPYIIFEIKEPNVKKAEEQLKSYLSAEGAEAGVWSNGIQKFILYRPYPKEYITTFRDIPNVNQTWDDLFEEKRTYEKLQEKFDLTFIISRLEEMVLAQAGVNVFEEVFKLIYAKLYDEDQAKNFRKEKEIHFKQYKEPKKTYAIINDELFKGAIKEWPDIFNPIEKINLTPEQLQICVPFLEEIKLFGSGREELEIIDRAFEHLIADVSKGQKGQYFTPRNVIKMCVKMLNPKENEYIIDPACGSGGFLLHTMYWVWDNYLRDTSLEVKRRYANRYLFGIDFDDNMRRISQALMLIAGDGRHNIFKRNSLDSRDWIGEQAEEARASLKPLLSKQNEENLKTYRYLNFDLLMTNPPFAGEITDSGLLRQYEFAKKNGKLKQKVERHLLFIERSLDALRPGGRMAIVLPQGIFNNTNMEWVREWFFEKARILAIVGLEGNTFKLPSPAKGTGTKTSVLFLQKWEKEQRPLEDYHIFMAVSKKSGKDNSGEYIFVNEKGQRVSSKNGFFKSQENLKLDDDLDEIAEEFIKFAKKEKFEWWI
- a CDS encoding restriction endonuclease subunit S — its product is MAVYSIIKKSQLEGTHRLDAEYYQPEYLEINRKISHFNNFFLGDLIHSFASGKNLPQADNGKIFFLRTQNIGRVLINKEGMNFLAPNIEKYPVLNEGDILAVRVGEGVGNTSIVTPKFAKHSYSDNVIRFRIEKLDPYFIIIFLNSRIGFNYLERVSKGSARSLISSENIYSIRVPDLGQKVSNFCKKAILEGAKEVEQSESLYLQAEDLLLEELDLKNFQPEDDLSYIVNLSDVKKVHRADAEYFQPKYEKLVQKIKENKIEHLGNLVVMKKGIEPGSNEYQNEGKLFIRVSNMSKYEITDKGQKYLSNELYQKLKDNFEPKIGEILLTKDATPGIAYVMKEPIEGIISSGILRLELKEKDIEEEYLALCLNSIIGQMQAERDGGGSIITHWKPEQIKNLQIPILPKSTQQKITDLVRKSHQARKQAKQLLEQAKQKVEELIENSQNF
- a CDS encoding YHS domain-containing protein yields the protein MTKKKYKDPVCRKYLAKETKNIVEKDGKVYYFCSPHCKEKFEKDSEKYLKLVG
- a CDS encoding 3'-5' exonuclease codes for the protein MEKVIPPLIALDVETTGLKPDEGDRIVEIALIKFDEKGKIIDKFISLINPEREIPLEVTKFINRIDKNMVEKAPKFKEVAKEIKNFIDGGIVVIHNADFDISFLKKEFQLCEEELPEFGVIDTLYIARKYFNFPSNSLSSLAKNLKIEKEPHRAESDAITAYEIFNHFVKKIDVEIDDLICSFGEI
- a CDS encoding cold-shock protein, which encodes MAREKGKVKWFNNSKGYGFIERENGEDVFVHYSAIEGDGYRTLNEGDSVEFDIVKTDKGFQAAHVKKA
- a CDS encoding tetratricopeptide repeat protein, coding for MKKWIILFLSAGILYGEVDYLNMGLVAHQKGLYNLSNTQLEKYIQQNPDGQYLDYAYLLYAKNLINLGKFEESKEKLTFLIENFPQSQYLKDAYTYTILVCLELSELNTSLEFYNVYIKKWGENKEIENQVCGKLIQRGIDSFQKGNYKKAIKCFNEVLTISNDTSFLDIANYYTALIYYQKNDFSKAKELFLKIKGENSKILPDVYLKIGDCYLNLKDYNEAKRYYEKVVSTYPETETANWAMYQIAVIKKKEGKLNEGELILNRIKTNDNDLKLQILQTLSEIYILEEKWTDAEKTILEIFQQFPSEKNPANYIKLAFINFNMKNMENSISYFNSALNLNPSDELKEKIYFGLGYTYYLNGDIEKSFSFWEKIEKQFPESSFLPEIYYIKGKKYFDMKEFTKSEKYLKNLVENYKESSFITQAIPLLIQIYIEEGNYKKAEEICQEVKNKNEEINFLYGKTLYLTKEYEKAKYIFETTDIKNPQFKVESLYYLAQIYLYEGKEEKGKEKLLEIVTYYPQFKEFYEKAEKQLKKYEK
- a CDS encoding MotA/TolQ/ExbB proton channel family protein → MSLWELLLKGGVIIIPIVFCGVLTIGIIIERLISLKNAEIDNEKFISEIENTLRRRKIKEAIDLCEKNDNPVPRIIKAGLLKIDRSREEVKESIEDAANHEIPNLEKYLGILATIATVSPLLGLLGTVTGMVKAFMVIEAKGGLVHPGELAGGIWEALLTTVVGLVVAIPAYLAYNYFVSRVNNIVLDMEKSATRLIDIIFLIKEEDIANR